One window from the genome of Desulfobotulus pelophilus encodes:
- a CDS encoding Ig-like domain-containing alpha-2-macroglobulin family protein produces the protein MRKQTPSLLFLCLLWLPSMALSSPLLRIVPQGENVPMDQRIRLEFDRPMVALGQAEAKEVPVQISPPVQGQWRWTDPQTLSFRPNPEEKLKPATRYTVDVEKGLTALDGTAVPATKNNSFTTTRPEITHAFFQRWANAATPVFQIHANLPLTRESVEKSVVFRSGDFLWTVQAHAAGDTPKASVATSWIIKPPILPGNQEAELMVKAGLISPEGPEPGIEKRGIRTFATFPQPSFLGIRYTSLDGNSIFVPSHTPDASEPKIFPAADPQSHTELVFSTPVRLSDAAAHVRFTPPLPGNQKPWDGFYDYDPSRTLHTQNAEYGISLPVNPNPKSQYTISVPDSLPDTFGRTLKKNSQVIFQTDHLKPSFSLPGNTAVLEKGLPSDIPLFLTNIDSFRIRGMAMDGVGLYPVDTGKRETGLLADKPALLGAGIRTILPESGIVSGEIITEPEVRTWEGASRFLAIVSPWQVVVKLGHFNSLVWVTDLRTGIPVPGVRIHIREGREKDLEIHEKMVSSAITNSEGVALLPGTAELDPEQNIAGRGDYREDKPLWFLEASLEKDRILFPLDWRFSLHLWQVSDPPVFSNSRAAYGHLKAWGLTSQGIYRTGETMEYKIYIRNQDITGLIEPPLSGWTLRILDPRDQEIHARTDLDLSKFGSLHGAFPIPEDGAVGRYRFQLSHEKSPADLYPLSVMVTDFSTAPFRTQADISALRAKPGDTLDLKASAALHAGGAYTDAPARIRSHIHARPFTPPHPLLRNFFFDSNNGKPSIPEHTLTDITRTLDSHGTASIRQEIPETDMAYGELSLETSVSDERGKSVSATTRIPFEGRDLLVGIRSLEWMQQKGKTAEFQVVVCNPEGSIIPDIPISFRAERQEVSVIRARGAGDAYTPRYTTQWKERASTRLTSGQTPVDAVFTPNSPGRWRVSVTIHDSQGRSHTTRIPVWVSGPGSVTWENPEDQRIEMIPEKDSYRVGETARILVKNPFPGAMALISVERYGILRHEVRPLKNAAEIIEIPIGPAALPGCYVAISLLSPRVAGSQAPETGPDMGKPAFRSGYLYLSVTAPQKKIPVSVTMEKEHYKPGEEVRGSLQIPADLAMDTEIAMVVLDSAIFDLLPGGRRNFDPHTGLYTSVSSIDVETYTLLTRLLGMQKLDAKGATPAGDGGGLRLRENFRGVAYWNPEMLPDENGRVTFSFPAPDNLTGWEVLAMAVSPRERMGTGQQLFKVNRPTEIRPIMPNFLRKEDRLQAGFSILNRTDEQRNIHIRAELHNDGRLLTQRHFDASFAPWQRSSFFLPMDADHTGTLRMEIIAKDALDGDALAHSLDIRDSLLLETQAVSGKADNTHTGIPIRIPGNARTDVGGIGIRLSPSLLSAVEAPLLFLKDYPYTCWEQQLSKAMGAALYLSMMDYLPDELQWEEAETLISDILSQAGRFQSENGAMGYFPSAGGGENPFLSAFTALMFKRLSEFGFTPDPEVSRRLETYLDTLLRRNVSGTPVLDRSSRMMALLALAPDADATLFDRLMPQPQQDGLFATALFLEAGARQGLAYHKLAPVVDALMARTHRTPKGMAAQDDESLAHPWLMGSHNRTQAAVLMAMIRLARLPDAPPELHSYVSLLVNELMEGQGDEARWQGTQENLFAAMAAAEYALTYESATVDLHAEVQDPSGLYGGVHFRDIRDTAVRITRPMHPDDPGREQTLHIQRQGKGPLYYTAALTFASHGPLPPADSGLHVNLTAISINDTPANTTEFKNLSRGDRVRLAYDITSTQNLHFIMAEIPLPAGFEAVNPHLATSETDMDRSVLPEGIRHGSPWPFYHQEFRHEAVRFFAEEMPAGTWRLTFTVQAIAEGRFHMPAAHGEALYRPEIWGRDKERIIKIGPRIP, from the coding sequence ATGCGTAAACAAACTCCCTCCCTTCTTTTTCTTTGTCTGCTCTGGCTTCCTTCCATGGCCCTGTCCAGCCCGCTCCTCCGCATTGTACCGCAGGGGGAAAACGTGCCCATGGACCAGCGCATCCGTCTGGAGTTTGACCGCCCCATGGTAGCCCTGGGACAGGCGGAGGCAAAGGAGGTTCCCGTACAGATCTCTCCGCCCGTACAAGGGCAATGGCGCTGGACCGATCCCCAGACCCTGAGCTTCCGGCCAAACCCCGAAGAAAAACTCAAACCCGCCACCCGCTATACGGTGGATGTGGAAAAAGGTCTGACGGCCCTTGACGGAACAGCTGTACCCGCCACAAAAAACAACTCCTTTACCACTACAAGACCAGAAATCACCCATGCCTTTTTTCAGCGATGGGCCAATGCAGCCACACCGGTTTTTCAAATTCATGCCAATCTGCCTCTGACAAGAGAGTCCGTCGAAAAATCCGTTGTCTTCCGGAGCGGTGATTTTTTATGGACGGTACAGGCTCACGCGGCGGGAGACACGCCGAAAGCTTCCGTTGCTACCTCATGGATCATAAAGCCACCCATCCTGCCCGGAAACCAGGAAGCAGAGCTCATGGTAAAAGCAGGCCTGATAAGCCCGGAAGGACCTGAACCCGGTATTGAAAAAAGAGGTATCCGTACCTTTGCCACCTTCCCCCAGCCATCCTTTCTCGGAATCCGCTATACCAGTCTGGACGGAAACAGTATCTTTGTTCCCTCCCACACACCGGATGCATCGGAACCGAAGATCTTCCCCGCCGCAGACCCCCAGAGCCATACAGAACTGGTGTTCAGCACTCCCGTTCGCCTGTCCGATGCCGCAGCCCATGTCCGCTTTACCCCCCCCTTACCGGGAAACCAGAAACCATGGGATGGATTCTATGATTACGACCCGTCGAGAACCCTGCATACTCAAAATGCGGAATATGGAATTTCCCTTCCTGTAAACCCGAACCCCAAAAGCCAGTACACCATTAGTGTGCCGGACAGCCTGCCCGACACCTTCGGCCGTACACTCAAAAAGAACAGCCAGGTAATCTTTCAGACGGACCATCTGAAACCCTCTTTTTCCCTGCCCGGTAATACGGCCGTTCTTGAAAAGGGTCTGCCCTCGGACATCCCCCTCTTCCTGACCAACATAGACAGTTTCCGCATCCGTGGTATGGCCATGGACGGAGTGGGGCTCTATCCCGTGGACACAGGTAAACGGGAAACGGGACTTCTTGCGGATAAACCGGCCCTTCTGGGCGCAGGCATACGGACCATTCTTCCTGAAAGTGGAATTGTATCAGGAGAAATTATCACAGAGCCGGAAGTCCGGACCTGGGAGGGAGCCTCCCGTTTTCTTGCCATCGTCTCTCCCTGGCAGGTAGTGGTCAAGCTCGGCCATTTCAACAGTCTTGTATGGGTGACAGACCTCCGTACGGGAATACCGGTTCCGGGAGTGAGGATTCATATAAGGGAAGGCCGTGAAAAAGATCTGGAAATCCATGAAAAAATGGTAAGCTCGGCCATCACCAACTCCGAGGGAGTGGCCCTTCTTCCCGGCACGGCCGAACTGGACCCCGAGCAGAACATAGCAGGCAGAGGTGACTACAGAGAAGACAAGCCCCTCTGGTTTCTGGAGGCCAGCCTCGAAAAGGACAGAATTCTTTTCCCCCTGGACTGGCGTTTTTCCCTCCATCTCTGGCAGGTCTCCGATCCTCCAGTTTTTTCCAACAGCAGGGCAGCCTATGGTCATCTCAAGGCGTGGGGGCTCACCTCCCAGGGAATCTACCGCACCGGCGAAACCATGGAATATAAAATATATATACGGAATCAGGATATCACCGGGCTGATAGAACCTCCCCTTTCCGGCTGGACACTCCGTATACTGGATCCCAGAGACCAGGAGATACATGCCAGAACCGATCTTGATCTGTCGAAATTCGGTTCTCTTCATGGAGCCTTCCCCATTCCGGAAGACGGGGCCGTTGGACGTTACCGCTTTCAGCTTTCCCATGAAAAAAGCCCTGCAGATCTTTATCCTCTTTCGGTGATGGTCACAGATTTTTCCACTGCGCCTTTCCGAACACAGGCAGACATTTCCGCACTCAGGGCAAAACCCGGTGACACCCTTGACCTCAAGGCCTCAGCCGCTCTCCATGCGGGCGGTGCCTATACCGATGCTCCCGCACGCATACGCAGCCATATCCATGCGCGGCCCTTTACCCCGCCCCATCCTCTACTACGGAATTTTTTCTTTGACAGCAACAACGGCAAACCCAGCATTCCGGAGCATACACTCACAGACATCACCCGAACCCTTGACAGCCATGGCACAGCCTCCATCCGGCAGGAAATCCCGGAAACAGATATGGCCTACGGAGAGCTTTCTCTGGAAACCTCTGTCAGTGATGAGAGAGGAAAATCCGTCAGTGCCACCACCCGTATTCCCTTTGAGGGCCGGGATCTTCTGGTAGGCATCCGCTCCCTTGAGTGGATGCAGCAGAAAGGTAAAACCGCCGAATTCCAGGTGGTAGTGTGCAATCCGGAGGGCAGCATCATACCCGATATTCCCATCTCCTTTCGTGCCGAACGGCAGGAAGTTTCCGTAATCCGTGCAAGGGGTGCAGGAGATGCCTATACCCCACGCTACACCACCCAATGGAAAGAAAGGGCCTCCACCCGGCTTACTTCGGGTCAAACCCCCGTTGATGCCGTTTTTACACCCAACTCTCCCGGCCGCTGGAGGGTCAGTGTTACCATTCATGACAGCCAAGGGCGCAGCCATACCACCCGCATTCCCGTATGGGTTTCGGGTCCCGGATCCGTTACATGGGAAAATCCTGAAGATCAGCGCATTGAAATGATCCCTGAAAAAGACAGTTACCGTGTGGGAGAAACGGCCCGCATCCTTGTGAAAAATCCCTTCCCGGGGGCCATGGCCCTGATCAGTGTCGAACGCTATGGCATCCTGCGCCATGAGGTTCGGCCTCTTAAAAATGCTGCGGAAATCATTGAAATACCCATTGGTCCGGCAGCTCTTCCCGGATGTTATGTGGCAATATCCCTGCTTTCTCCAAGGGTAGCCGGATCCCAGGCTCCTGAGACAGGCCCTGACATGGGCAAACCGGCTTTCCGCAGCGGCTATCTTTATCTCAGCGTTACAGCACCACAAAAGAAAATTCCCGTTTCCGTAACCATGGAAAAGGAACACTATAAGCCCGGAGAAGAAGTACGCGGCAGCCTGCAGATACCTGCCGACCTGGCTATGGATACGGAAATAGCCATGGTCGTTCTGGACAGTGCCATTTTTGACCTACTGCCCGGAGGCCGCAGGAACTTTGATCCCCATACGGGCCTTTATACATCCGTTTCCTCCATTGACGTTGAAACTTATACCCTTCTCACCCGTCTTCTGGGCATGCAGAAACTGGATGCCAAAGGAGCCACACCCGCAGGAGACGGTGGCGGACTGCGACTGAGAGAAAATTTCCGGGGGGTTGCCTACTGGAATCCGGAAATGCTGCCCGATGAAAACGGCAGGGTAACCTTCTCATTTCCCGCACCGGATAACCTCACAGGGTGGGAAGTGCTGGCCATGGCCGTGAGTCCCCGGGAACGCATGGGAACAGGCCAGCAACTTTTCAAAGTAAACCGCCCTACGGAAATACGCCCCATCATGCCCAACTTTCTGCGTAAAGAGGATAGGCTGCAGGCAGGCTTTTCCATACTGAACAGAACCGATGAACAAAGAAATATCCACATCCGGGCTGAACTTCATAATGATGGCAGACTGCTGACGCAGCGCCATTTTGATGCCTCCTTTGCCCCCTGGCAGCGGAGTTCCTTCTTTCTGCCCATGGATGCCGACCACACCGGCACCCTGCGTATGGAAATCATAGCCAAGGACGCACTCGATGGTGACGCACTGGCCCACAGTCTGGACATAAGAGACAGTCTTCTCCTGGAAACTCAGGCCGTTTCCGGCAAAGCTGACAACACCCATACGGGCATCCCGATCCGAATCCCCGGGAATGCCAGAACCGATGTCGGCGGTATTGGCATCCGTCTTTCCCCCAGCCTCTTATCTGCCGTTGAAGCCCCCCTGCTTTTTCTCAAGGATTATCCCTATACCTGCTGGGAACAGCAGCTTTCAAAGGCAATGGGCGCGGCTCTTTATCTTTCCATGATGGATTATCTTCCCGATGAACTGCAATGGGAAGAGGCGGAAACACTGATCTCCGACATCCTCTCCCAGGCAGGCCGGTTTCAATCAGAAAACGGAGCCATGGGCTATTTCCCTTCGGCTGGAGGTGGTGAAAACCCGTTCCTTTCCGCCTTCACGGCCTTGATGTTCAAACGTCTTTCCGAATTCGGATTCACACCGGATCCCGAAGTCAGCCGCAGACTCGAGACTTATCTGGATACCCTTCTGCGGCGAAACGTAAGTGGAACACCTGTCCTCGACCGCAGTTCCCGCATGATGGCCCTGCTGGCCCTTGCACCGGATGCAGATGCAACACTCTTTGACCGTCTTATGCCGCAACCCCAGCAAGACGGACTTTTCGCCACGGCCCTTTTTCTGGAGGCCGGAGCACGGCAGGGTCTTGCCTACCATAAACTGGCTCCTGTGGTTGACGCACTTATGGCAAGAACCCACAGAACCCCAAAGGGTATGGCTGCTCAGGATGATGAGAGCCTTGCCCACCCATGGCTTATGGGGTCTCACAACCGTACCCAGGCCGCCGTTCTCATGGCAATGATCCGTCTTGCCCGGCTTCCGGACGCTCCTCCCGAACTTCATAGCTATGTTTCTCTGCTGGTAAACGAACTTATGGAAGGACAAGGGGATGAAGCCCGGTGGCAAGGCACTCAGGAAAACCTTTTTGCTGCCATGGCAGCTGCGGAATACGCCCTCACCTACGAGTCGGCAACGGTGGATCTGCATGCGGAGGTACAGGATCCTTCAGGACTTTACGGCGGGGTTCACTTCCGGGATATCCGGGATACGGCCGTCCGCATAACCCGCCCCATGCACCCGGATGATCCGGGCCGGGAACAGACCCTGCATATACAAAGACAGGGGAAAGGGCCTCTGTACTATACAGCTGCCCTGACTTTTGCCTCGCATGGCCCACTGCCTCCCGCAGACAGCGGACTGCATGTGAACCTTACGGCAATCAGCATTAACGACACACCAGCCAATACAACAGAATTCAAAAACCTTAGCAGGGGTGACCGGGTAAGACTGGCCTACGACATCACCAGCACACAGAACCTTCATTTTATCATGGCTGAAATTCCCCTGCCCGCAGGTTTCGAAGCCGTAAACCCCCATCTCGCCACCAGCGAAACAGATATGGACCGGTCTGTTCTGCCTGAAGGCATCCGCCATGGCAGCCCGTGGCCCTTCTACCATCAGGAATTCCGCCATGAGGCTGTTCGTTTCTTTGCCGAAGAGATGCCAGCAGGGACCTGGCGCCTCACATTTACGGTTCAGGCCATTGCTGAAGGCCGCTTCCATATGCCCGCCGCCCACGGGGAGGCCCTCTACCGTCCGGAAATATGGGGCCGTGACAAAGAACGCATCATCAAAATAGGCCCACGAATTCCTTGA
- a CDS encoding DUF3334 family protein: MDTAKQMSTIDQIALVLCKATRHLLESSTKLPIKYSNTFQAIPKVTMKPEIGCFVQFTGDYNGLVVMNFSAGAAMDLYGHYMTRMGIPQDELAKDYTSNEVADSIGEMTNQIMGLLMRTIEDKFQLSSFCGQPKALALNSAITLILDCDYRDNRRMVFHVNGKQFQIELALEKTEFIQAQ, encoded by the coding sequence ATGGATACAGCCAAACAGATGTCCACCATTGACCAGATAGCCCTTGTTCTCTGCAAGGCCACCCGCCATCTGCTGGAATCCAGCACCAAGCTGCCCATCAAATATTCCAATACCTTTCAGGCCATCCCCAAAGTCACCATGAAACCGGAAATCGGCTGCTTTGTCCAGTTCACAGGGGATTATAACGGGCTTGTGGTAATGAATTTTTCCGCAGGGGCTGCCATGGACCTGTACGGTCACTACATGACCCGCATGGGCATCCCTCAGGATGAACTCGCCAAGGATTATACATCCAATGAAGTGGCAGACAGCATAGGGGAGATGACCAACCAGATCATGGGGCTTCTCATGCGTACCATAGAAGATAAGTTTCAACTTTCAAGCTTCTGCGGTCAGCCCAAGGCACTGGCCTTAAACTCTGCCATCACCCTTATTCTGGACTGCGACTACAGGGATAACCGGCGCATGGTCTTCCATGTGAACGGCAAGCAGTTCCAAATTGAGCTGGCCCTTGAAAAAACCGAATTCATTCAGGCTCAGTAG
- the fusA gene encoding elongation factor G, giving the protein MKYDIQKVRNIGISAHIDSGKTTLSERILFFTKRIHAIHDVKGKDGVGATMDSMELERERGITIASAATFCEWKGHDINLIDTPGHVDFTIEVERSLRVLDGAILVLCSVGGVQSQSITVDQQMKRYNVPCIAFVNKCDRTGASPDRVISQLREKLGHNAWAMQIPIGLETSHEGVVDLISMKAFYFDGESGEDIREEEIPAALMDLAQKKREELIDAASLFSDELTEAILEETEVSNEMLVEAIRQGTLIRQMTPVFMGSAYKNKGVQLLLDAVTTFLPAPPDVRNEALDLNNAEEPIVLDSTIEKPVVALAFKLEDGAYGQLTYLRVYQGMLEKGSSVVNVRTGKKIKVGRLVRMHADQMEEIDKIPSGMIGAIFGVDCASGDTFSDPSLNVSMTSMFVPKPVISLSIIPKDNKAQINMSKALNRFTKEDPTFNTFVDEETGETIIEGMGELHLEVYVERMKREYKAEVETGKPRVAYRETILQKAEFNYTHRKQTGGAGQYGRVAGYMEPLEEGDFEFVNNVTGGSIPTNFIPACEKGFRACMNKGPSLEFPVNGVRVVINDGASHAVDSSEMAFQAAARGAFLEGYAKAKPTVLEPIMKVVVETPTEFQGNVMGTINQRRGMIVGSSEEGPMSIIEAQVPLAEMFGYSTILRSGTQGKAQFTMEFAAYRQVPSSVMEDIRKEVEEMKKKRGK; this is encoded by the coding sequence ATGAAATACGATATCCAGAAAGTCCGGAACATCGGCATCAGTGCCCACATTGACTCCGGGAAAACCACCCTTTCCGAACGCATTCTGTTTTTTACCAAAAGAATTCATGCCATCCATGACGTAAAGGGAAAAGATGGCGTTGGAGCCACCATGGACTCCATGGAGCTGGAACGGGAGCGAGGAATCACCATTGCCTCCGCCGCCACCTTCTGCGAGTGGAAGGGCCACGACATCAACCTTATTGATACGCCCGGCCATGTGGATTTCACTATAGAGGTGGAACGGTCTCTCCGGGTTCTGGATGGTGCCATCCTTGTTCTCTGCTCCGTGGGCGGCGTTCAGTCCCAGTCCATCACCGTGGACCAGCAGATGAAACGCTACAATGTTCCCTGCATAGCCTTTGTCAACAAATGCGACCGTACCGGAGCCAGCCCCGACCGTGTTATTTCCCAACTCAGGGAAAAACTCGGCCACAACGCCTGGGCCATGCAGATTCCCATAGGCCTTGAAACCAGTCATGAGGGTGTTGTTGATCTCATCTCCATGAAGGCCTTTTATTTTGATGGAGAAAGCGGGGAAGACATCCGTGAGGAAGAAATTCCCGCCGCACTCATGGATCTGGCACAGAAAAAGCGTGAGGAGCTGATTGACGCAGCCTCGCTCTTCTCCGATGAGCTGACCGAAGCCATCCTTGAAGAAACGGAGGTTTCCAATGAAATGCTGGTGGAGGCCATCCGGCAGGGAACGCTCATACGCCAAATGACCCCCGTTTTCATGGGCTCCGCCTACAAAAACAAAGGTGTACAGCTCCTTCTGGATGCCGTGACAACCTTTCTGCCCGCTCCTCCTGATGTCCGCAACGAAGCCCTGGACCTGAACAATGCAGAAGAGCCCATTGTACTTGACTCCACCATTGAAAAACCGGTAGTAGCCCTGGCCTTCAAACTGGAAGACGGTGCATACGGCCAGCTGACCTACCTTCGCGTTTATCAGGGGATGCTGGAAAAAGGCTCTTCCGTTGTGAATGTGCGAACGGGCAAAAAGATTAAAGTCGGTCGCCTGGTCCGCATGCATGCAGACCAGATGGAAGAAATTGATAAAATTCCATCGGGTATGATCGGGGCCATCTTTGGTGTGGACTGCGCCTCCGGCGACACCTTTTCCGATCCTTCCCTCAATGTTTCCATGACGTCCATGTTTGTTCCCAAGCCCGTTATCTCCCTGTCCATCATCCCCAAGGATAACAAGGCCCAGATCAACATGTCCAAGGCTCTGAACCGGTTTACCAAAGAAGACCCCACATTCAACACCTTTGTGGATGAAGAAACCGGTGAGACCATTATTGAAGGCATGGGTGAACTGCATCTGGAAGTATACGTGGAGCGTATGAAACGCGAATACAAGGCAGAAGTAGAAACGGGCAAACCCCGTGTTGCCTACCGCGAAACCATTCTCCAGAAAGCCGAATTCAACTACACTCACAGAAAGCAGACTGGCGGTGCCGGTCAGTATGGCCGAGTTGCCGGTTACATGGAACCGCTGGAAGAGGGTGACTTCGAATTTGTTAATAACGTTACGGGCGGCTCCATTCCCACAAACTTCATCCCAGCCTGTGAAAAAGGGTTCAGGGCCTGCATGAATAAAGGTCCCTCGCTGGAGTTTCCCGTTAACGGTGTGCGCGTTGTAATCAACGATGGTGCTTCCCACGCCGTGGACTCCTCCGAAATGGCCTTCCAGGCCGCAGCCAGAGGTGCCTTCCTTGAGGGCTACGCCAAAGCCAAGCCTACGGTTCTTGAGCCTATCATGAAGGTAGTTGTGGAAACACCCACAGAGTTCCAGGGCAATGTAATGGGCACCATCAACCAGCGCAGGGGCATGATTGTGGGCTCCTCAGAAGAAGGCCCCATGTCCATCATTGAAGCACAGGTTCCTCTGGCTGAGATGTTCGGATATTCCACCATACTCCGATCCGGCACCCAGGGTAAGGCTCAGTTTACCATGGAATTTGCCGCTTATCGGCAGGTGCCATCCTCCGTAATGGAAGACATCCGTAAAGAAGTGGAAGAAATGAAGAAAAAAAGAGGCAAGTAA
- a CDS encoding AzlC family ABC transporter permease — protein MQRTGRISDNCYAGARAIWPICVGYFPLGLAFGVLAEKAGLSGVHIFFMSSLVFAGSGQFIAVSMIDAGASAIAVIMTTFMVNLRHLLMSSSLAVWYRGVSRGRLSWLACFIVDETFAVNTSRLKSGAWPVGAAITASFLAYAAWVGSTVLGGVFGRFIAPSAFGIDYAMIAMFICLLVFQLNGLLYVVAGLVAALAGTLAALWIPGNVFIVVGAVAGASVGLVLKRMALLSGSRARRKS, from the coding sequence GTGCAGAGAACAGGCCGAATAAGCGATAACTGTTATGCGGGAGCCAGGGCCATCTGGCCCATATGTGTGGGATATTTTCCCCTGGGGCTTGCCTTTGGCGTACTGGCGGAGAAGGCGGGGCTTTCCGGGGTGCATATTTTTTTTATGTCCTCCCTTGTGTTTGCGGGTTCCGGTCAGTTTATTGCCGTATCCATGATTGATGCGGGAGCTTCGGCGATTGCTGTAATCATGACAACATTTATGGTGAATCTGCGCCATCTGCTTATGTCCTCTTCCCTTGCGGTGTGGTACAGGGGGGTTTCCAGGGGCCGTTTAAGCTGGCTGGCATGTTTCATTGTGGATGAGACCTTTGCGGTGAACACCAGTAGGCTGAAGTCCGGAGCATGGCCGGTGGGAGCTGCCATTACCGCCAGTTTTCTGGCCTATGCAGCCTGGGTGGGCAGTACGGTGCTGGGGGGTGTTTTCGGGCGCTTTATCGCCCCGTCGGCTTTTGGCATAGATTATGCTATGATAGCCATGTTCATTTGTCTTCTGGTTTTTCAGCTGAATGGGCTCCTGTATGTTGTGGCAGGACTTGTGGCCGCGCTGGCAGGGACCCTGGCGGCTTTATGGATTCCAGGGAATGTTTTTATTGTGGTGGGGGCTGTGGCAGGAGCGAGTGTTGGCCTTGTTCTGAAGAGGATGGCCCTGTTGTCGGGTAGCCGTGCACGGAGGAAGTCATGA
- a CDS encoding AzlD domain-containing protein: protein MSPDYMFLVLGMGLVSFLPRWIPLFFLSRRKLPVWMEEWLDLIPVSILAALLVPYLITSGEPRVVSFAKPELFVAFPTLFVAWRTRSLGLTLVAGMGMFWLVGKTGWL, encoded by the coding sequence ATGAGCCCTGATTATATGTTCCTTGTGCTGGGCATGGGCTTGGTGAGTTTTCTTCCCCGCTGGATTCCTCTTTTTTTCCTGAGTCGAAGAAAGCTGCCGGTCTGGATGGAGGAGTGGCTGGATCTGATTCCCGTTTCCATTCTTGCGGCTCTGCTGGTACCCTATCTCATTACTTCCGGAGAACCAAGGGTTGTCAGTTTTGCAAAACCGGAACTGTTTGTGGCATTTCCCACCCTTTTTGTTGCCTGGCGTACCCGGTCCCTTGGCCTGACACTGGTTGCCGGAATGGGTATGTTCTGGCTTGTGGGGAAAACGGGCTGGTTGTAA
- the rsmG gene encoding 16S rRNA (guanine(527)-N(7))-methyltransferase RsmG — MAMQVGDDAWCDVVKTGAVKMLGAALDERVVKGLAFHANSLMLWNGKVNLTSITDPLQVAEKHVLDALAVTPFLPKAGRVLDVGTGGGFPGIAMALMRPDLDVVMVDSVHKKTVFVREVIRGLRLERAQALHARVESLQKNDGCQGFSCIVSRAFTALGRFVEMGLPLLHPSGTILAMKGPEGTTESLPSCEGLEKDVFCYDLPFGGGERVIVRLRRSPYPV, encoded by the coding sequence ATGGCCATGCAGGTGGGCGATGATGCCTGGTGTGATGTCGTGAAGACCGGAGCGGTGAAGATGCTGGGGGCAGCTCTGGATGAAAGGGTTGTGAAAGGGCTTGCCTTTCATGCGAACAGCCTGATGCTATGGAACGGAAAGGTGAACCTTACGTCCATAACGGATCCTTTACAGGTGGCGGAAAAGCATGTGCTGGATGCACTGGCTGTCACTCCCTTTCTTCCGAAAGCAGGCCGGGTCCTGGATGTGGGAACCGGTGGAGGATTTCCCGGTATTGCCATGGCCCTGATGAGGCCGGATCTGGATGTGGTGATGGTTGACAGTGTTCATAAAAAGACTGTTTTTGTGCGAGAGGTGATCCGGGGCCTCCGGCTTGAAAGAGCCCAAGCTCTGCATGCCCGGGTGGAAAGCTTGCAGAAAAATGACGGTTGTCAAGGTTTTTCCTGTATTGTTTCAAGGGCCTTTACGGCCCTTGGTCGTTTTGTGGAGATGGGTTTGCCCTTGCTTCATCCTTCAGGCACCATTCTTGCCATGAAGGGACCTGAGGGAACTACAGAGAGCCTACCTTCCTGTGAAGGGCTGGAAAAAGATGTTTTTTGTTACGACCTGCCCTTTGGCGGAGGAGAGCGGGTGATTGTAAGGCTTCGGCGATCTCCTTATCCTGTGTAA